One genomic region from Bacilli bacterium encodes:
- a CDS encoding DeoR/GlpR family DNA-binding transcription regulator has protein sequence MNSFRRHEAIMKILLSQHEATVAELSATLQVTGKTIREDLARLEEKGLLTRVHGGAILARSDQFGILSPREATDGQSAERAEAAERALAYIRENEIVALDGGRTMLELARKLANRPLTVITNDLYVINELTRREEIRLVVPGGYRVRNMLAGSDAANFVKGLNIDKAFLSATCVHWETGFSVYTSDFIDFKRALLQTAKTAYVIADHTKFGRNALRTFAALNEVEAIITDSGLSSAIAAKIRAAGAKVDCHTKSGGIQE, from the coding sequence ATGAACTCTTTCAGGCGCCACGAAGCAATCATGAAAATATTGTTATCGCAACATGAGGCAACGGTTGCGGAGCTTAGCGCTACTTTGCAGGTGACGGGCAAAACGATACGCGAAGACCTTGCCAGATTGGAGGAAAAAGGGCTGCTGACAAGGGTTCACGGTGGCGCCATATTGGCGAGAAGCGACCAATTCGGCATTTTGTCGCCCAGGGAAGCAACCGACGGGCAGTCCGCGGAAAGAGCGGAAGCGGCGGAAAGAGCGCTGGCTTACATTCGCGAAAATGAAATTGTTGCGCTCGACGGCGGGCGAACCATGCTTGAATTGGCCCGCAAGCTTGCCAATCGCCCGCTGACCGTCATTACCAATGATCTTTATGTCATCAACGAATTAACCCGCAGGGAGGAAATTCGCCTTGTTGTGCCCGGCGGTTATCGGGTGCGCAACATGTTGGCAGGATCCGACGCGGCGAACTTCGTTAAAGGCCTGAACATCGACAAGGCGTTTCTGTCGGCGACCTGCGTACACTGGGAAACCGGCTTTTCCGTTTATACAAGCGACTTTATTGATTTTAAGCGCGCCCTGCTGCAAACAGCGAAAACCGCCTATGTCATCGCCGATCACACCAAATTCGGCCGCAACGCGTTGCGCACATTTGCCGCACTCAATGAAGTGGAAGCGATCATCACCGACAGCGGTTTATCGTCCGCTATAGCGGCGAAAATCCGCGCGGCGGGCGCAAAGGTCGACTGTCACACTAAAAGTGGGGGGATACAAGAATGA
- the kduD gene encoding 2-dehydro-3-deoxy-D-gluconate 5-dehydrogenase KduD: MKLFDLSGKTALVTGTSGGLGQAMAIGLAEAGANIVAVSSSNSEQTLRAIAATGQKAWQIRADLSNENILPDVVHEAIGFSGKIDILVNNAGIIRREQASEHSGKNWHDVINLNLNSVFFLCQLVGRHMLERGSGKIINIASMLSFQGGINVPGYTASKHGVAGITKALANEWAGKGVNINAIAPGYMITNNTAPIIADEARHKAITERIPANRWGTPDDMKGPVIFLASAASDYMNGHILCVDGGWLAR, from the coding sequence ATGAAGCTTTTTGATTTGTCCGGCAAAACAGCTTTGGTTACCGGCACTTCGGGCGGATTGGGGCAAGCGATGGCGATCGGGCTTGCCGAAGCCGGCGCCAACATCGTTGCCGTTTCGTCGTCGAATAGCGAGCAAACGCTCCGGGCAATCGCCGCCACGGGACAAAAAGCATGGCAAATCCGCGCCGATTTGAGCAATGAAAATATTTTGCCGGACGTCGTTCACGAAGCGATCGGTTTTAGCGGAAAAATCGACATTCTCGTCAACAACGCGGGAATTATCCGCCGCGAACAAGCCAGTGAACATAGCGGCAAAAATTGGCACGACGTCATCAACTTAAATTTAAACAGCGTATTTTTCCTGTGCCAGTTGGTGGGCAGACACATGCTGGAACGAGGAAGCGGCAAAATCATCAATATTGCGTCCATGCTGTCATTCCAGGGCGGCATCAATGTGCCCGGCTACACGGCCAGCAAGCACGGCGTCGCCGGCATTACAAAAGCGCTGGCCAACGAGTGGGCGGGCAAAGGCGTCAATATCAACGCAATTGCCCCCGGCTACATGATTACGAACAACACGGCGCCGATCATTGCCGATGAAGCGCGGCACAAGGCCATTACGGAGCGAATTCCGGCAAACCGTTGGGGAACGCCCGACGATATGAAAGGCCCGGTCATCTTTTTGGCGTCCGCCGCTTCCGATTATATGAACGGACATATTCTGTGCGTCGATGGCGGTTGGCTGGCAAGGTAA
- a CDS encoding response regulator transcription factor — translation MAAEKLKVLIVDDDVLIRTGLAFVINAQKDMQAIGPAANGVEALAIMAETKPDIVLMDLQMPEMDGISCIKEIRKRDADLPILILSVYNEEEHVIQGLLAGANGYLLKKADFSFIVRMIRDAANGQYTLPDEIAARIVNFIAKKENPNPPSGGAEI, via the coding sequence ATGGCAGCCGAGAAGCTGAAGGTGTTGATCGTTGACGACGATGTTCTTATACGGACCGGATTGGCATTCGTCATAAATGCGCAAAAAGACATGCAAGCGATCGGACCCGCCGCTAACGGCGTTGAGGCGCTTGCGATTATGGCCGAAACAAAACCGGACATCGTGCTGATGGATTTGCAGATGCCGGAAATGGACGGAATTTCATGCATCAAGGAAATCCGCAAGCGGGATGCCGATTTGCCGATTTTGATCCTTTCGGTCTACAACGAGGAAGAGCATGTGATACAAGGTCTTCTTGCCGGAGCGAACGGGTATTTATTGAAAAAAGCGGATTTTTCCTTTATCGTGCGGATGATCCGCGACGCGGCCAATGGCCAATATACGCTTCCGGACGAAATAGCCGCAAGGATTGTCAATTTCATAGCCAAAAAGGAAAATCCAAACCCTCCGTCCGGCGGAGCGGAGATCTAG
- a CDS encoding ATP-binding protein, whose protein sequence is MKRCLAVIYVLIVAFIVLEDSAIAAANEANDLQTVPQPALGVIDLRGTADRQGTERIALHGEWEFHWKRLLEPADWQRGNFAPAYLKVPASWRNFKFSANAGNSHGYGTYRLLLLVPASDIGENKALFIRSISSAYRLWIDGKEQQGLGKVGTDRHDEVPQSHINLVVFQPKAQTVEVVIQVSNFSFREGGIIDDIVYGDTVALLPGILKEELYDLFVIGGFVMIGLYLLVIFGMRKKDLATLFAGLACLGFAARTIILNGYLSSLLLGVHNWEALTKLEYISEIFAFLCVVLLMKLLYPREAHRAMVYLSLILSAFLVGYVLFTPARIFTETLLLQSAAKVVVLLYFVCYVSVLAFIRKREGAVINMVAVVILAAAIANDTLFYLHLIDTVEVLKEAAILFLLAQAAIVSYRYAQLSRRNDLLVKQLGSLNATLEEKVAMRTQKLHEANQQLSEMRATRTKMLVNIAHDLSSPLVGMQTYLQLMEAGQLPSGQREIARMLLAKTAYIQRLIQDLFELAKLESGEQKPDRKIVAASDWLRDVCAKLESDLLQNGFQLRRGRIDTLANGREAQIFIDSHLIMRAVQNYIDNAQKFSRGISNIITLNCYIERIGEHSAPQLVVEIVDYGMGIAAEELPHVFRRFYKRQEANERGSGLGLAIVQQIIEQHQGTVGVKSEPGKGSTFFFLLPIVQFGS, encoded by the coding sequence ATGAAAAGATGCCTGGCTGTAATATATGTTTTAATAGTTGCCTTTATCGTATTGGAAGATTCGGCAATCGCCGCGGCAAATGAAGCAAATGATTTGCAAACCGTTCCGCAACCGGCTTTAGGCGTCATCGATTTGCGCGGGACGGCGGATCGGCAGGGCACAGAGCGAATCGCTTTGCATGGCGAATGGGAGTTTCACTGGAAGCGGTTGTTGGAACCGGCGGATTGGCAGCGCGGCAATTTTGCGCCCGCATACTTAAAAGTCCCCGCTTCATGGAGAAATTTCAAGTTTTCTGCCAATGCCGGCAACAGTCACGGCTACGGTACTTACCGCCTGCTCTTGCTTGTCCCCGCTTCCGATATCGGCGAAAACAAAGCGTTGTTTATCAGGTCGATCAGCAGCGCATACCGGCTTTGGATCGACGGGAAAGAACAGCAGGGTTTGGGCAAGGTCGGGACCGACAGGCATGATGAAGTGCCGCAATCGCATATCAATCTTGTGGTCTTTCAGCCAAAAGCGCAAACGGTTGAAGTGGTGATCCAGGTTTCGAACTTCTCGTTTCGGGAAGGCGGAATTATTGACGACATTGTTTATGGAGATACGGTTGCGTTATTGCCGGGCATTTTAAAAGAAGAGTTATACGACCTGTTTGTTATCGGCGGGTTCGTAATGATCGGGTTGTATCTCCTTGTCATATTCGGCATGCGCAAAAAAGACCTGGCAACCTTGTTCGCCGGATTGGCTTGCCTGGGCTTTGCTGCCCGCACGATCATTTTGAACGGGTACCTCAGTTCATTGCTGCTTGGCGTCCATAATTGGGAAGCGCTTACGAAGCTTGAATATATCTCCGAAATTTTTGCTTTTTTGTGCGTGGTTCTGCTGATGAAGCTGCTGTATCCGCGAGAAGCGCACCGTGCAATGGTCTACTTGTCGCTCATTCTGTCCGCGTTTCTTGTTGGCTATGTGCTGTTCACACCGGCACGCATTTTTACGGAGACGCTGCTTCTGCAATCGGCGGCAAAAGTTGTGGTGTTGCTTTATTTCGTGTGCTATGTGTCTGTGCTGGCTTTTATCCGGAAGCGGGAAGGCGCGGTGATCAATATGGTTGCCGTCGTCATTTTGGCCGCGGCGATTGCCAACGATACACTGTTCTATTTGCATCTCATTGACACGGTTGAAGTGTTGAAAGAAGCCGCTATCCTGTTTTTGTTGGCGCAAGCCGCAATCGTTTCTTATCGCTATGCGCAGTTGTCGCGGCGCAACGATTTGTTGGTCAAGCAGCTCGGAAGCTTGAATGCGACGCTGGAAGAGAAAGTGGCCATGCGAACGCAAAAGCTGCATGAGGCGAATCAGCAATTGTCGGAAATGAGAGCAACGCGGACCAAAATGCTCGTCAATATCGCCCATGACCTAAGCTCTCCGCTCGTAGGCATGCAAACCTATTTGCAGCTAATGGAGGCTGGCCAACTCCCTTCCGGGCAGCGGGAAATCGCCAGGATGTTGCTTGCCAAGACGGCGTATATCCAGCGTCTCATCCAGGATTTGTTCGAGTTGGCCAAACTGGAATCGGGCGAACAGAAACCGGACAGGAAGATCGTTGCGGCAAGCGATTGGCTGCGGGATGTTTGCGCCAAACTGGAGAGCGACTTGCTGCAAAACGGATTTCAGTTGCGGCGGGGAAGAATAGACACGCTGGCAAACGGCCGGGAAGCGCAAATCTTCATCGACAGCCATCTGATTATGCGGGCCGTGCAAAATTATATCGACAACGCCCAGAAATTCAGCCGCGGCATTAGCAACATTATTACGCTTAATTGCTATATTGAACGGATAGGGGAGCATAGCGCGCCCCAATTGGTTGTGGAAATTGTCGATTATGGGATGGGAATTGCCGCGGAGGAATTGCCGCATGTATTCCGCAGATTTTACAAAAGGCAGGAGGCGAACGAACGCGGCAGCGGATTGGGGCTCGCAATCGTTCAGCAAATTATTGAACAGCATCAAGGCACTGTTGGGGTGAAAAGCGAACCGGGAAAAGGCAGCACATTCTTTTTTTTGCTGCCCATTGTCCAATTCGGCAGCTAG
- a CDS encoding copper amine oxidase N-terminal domain-containing protein, whose protein sequence is MIKTWASGILAVILMFSIVQPALAKTDAYRISLDGEYLVSDQAPINKNGSIMVPLRLIFESLHAAVTYSPADKKITGKKGNLTIELQVGAKTAYKNRQPIALAQPPVIINNRVYVPIRFIGEALGARVNWNSASRTVEIKTRELSETTELPVKNDAGEPIYLQHKGNMRLNWLFEDD, encoded by the coding sequence GTGATAAAAACGTGGGCGTCCGGCATTTTGGCGGTAATATTGATGTTTTCCATTGTTCAACCGGCCTTGGCGAAAACCGACGCTTACCGGATTTCGCTTGACGGGGAATATCTTGTTTCCGATCAGGCGCCGATCAATAAGAACGGCAGCATAATGGTCCCGCTGCGGCTGATTTTCGAATCGTTGCACGCTGCGGTAACTTATTCGCCCGCAGATAAGAAGATCACGGGGAAGAAAGGAAACCTGACGATTGAACTTCAGGTCGGCGCAAAAACGGCATATAAAAACAGGCAGCCGATCGCCTTGGCGCAACCGCCGGTAATCATCAATAACCGTGTGTACGTGCCGATTCGTTTTATCGGTGAGGCGTTGGGAGCACGGGTGAATTGGAACAGCGCAAGCCGGACGGTCGAGATCAAAACGCGGGAGTTGTCGGAAACGACAGAACTTCCGGTGAAAAATGACGCGGGCGAGCCGATTTATCTCCAGCATAAAGGAAATATGCGATTGAATTGGTTATTTGAGGACGATTAA
- a CDS encoding fructose bisphosphate aldolase, translating into MNSKQLERVREGKGFIAALDQSGGSTPKALLQYGIKEDSYSNEEQMFSLVHAMRTRIIKSPAFDSRYILGAILFENTMDRFIDDQYTADYLWEKKGIVPFLKVDKGLAAAENGVQVMKPIPGLDDLLKRANERHIFGTKMRSVIKEANPAGIKKVVEQQFAIGKQIFAAGLVPIIEPEVDIYSADKALSEKILKEEIFHQLSALDKDVKIMLKLSIPTEDNFYSDLMEEPHVVRVVALSGGYSQAEANEKLARNHGLIASFSRALSQGLNVAQSDEAFNQTLADSVRDIYEASIQ; encoded by the coding sequence GTGAATTCAAAGCAATTGGAACGCGTCCGCGAGGGCAAAGGTTTTATCGCAGCCTTGGACCAAAGCGGCGGCAGCACTCCCAAAGCTTTGCTGCAGTACGGAATCAAGGAAGACAGCTATTCCAACGAAGAACAAATGTTTTCGTTGGTGCATGCGATGAGAACGCGCATTATCAAAAGCCCTGCGTTTGATTCCCGGTACATTTTGGGCGCCATCCTTTTTGAAAACACGATGGATCGGTTTATTGACGATCAATATACCGCTGATTATTTATGGGAGAAAAAAGGCATCGTGCCTTTCCTGAAGGTTGATAAAGGTCTTGCCGCTGCGGAAAACGGAGTTCAGGTCATGAAGCCGATCCCGGGGTTGGACGATTTGCTGAAGCGGGCGAATGAACGGCACATTTTTGGCACGAAAATGCGGTCCGTTATCAAGGAAGCCAACCCGGCGGGCATCAAAAAAGTCGTCGAGCAGCAATTCGCTATCGGCAAGCAGATTTTTGCCGCGGGCCTTGTTCCGATTATCGAACCGGAAGTTGACATCTACAGTGCGGATAAAGCATTGTCGGAAAAAATCCTGAAGGAAGAAATTTTCCATCAATTATCTGCCCTCGACAAAGACGTAAAAATTATGCTGAAACTGTCCATCCCGACGGAAGACAATTTCTACAGCGATCTGATGGAGGAACCGCATGTAGTTAGGGTTGTCGCTTTGTCGGGCGGATATTCGCAAGCGGAAGCGAATGAAAAACTGGCGCGCAACCATGGTTTGATCGCCAGCTTCTCGCGCGCTTTGTCGCAAGGTCTGAACGTCGCGCAATCAGACGAAGCGTTCAACCAAACGCTTGCCGATTCTGTTCGCGATATTTACGAAGCTTCCATTCAATAA
- a CDS encoding malate:quinone oxidoreductase — MSNKQNSTDVILIGAGIMSATLGSLLKELVPEWQITVFEKLAKAGEESSNEWNNAGTGHSALCELNYTVEKPDGSIDISKAIKVNEQFRVSLQFWSYLANKKLIRNPREFITPLPHMSLVQGEQNIAFLKKRFQALSGNPLFTGMEFSDDPAKLQEWIPLIMKGRAADQPIAATRIESGTDVNFGALTRMLFAHLKNKNVSIKYKHHVDDLKRSRNGLWELKVRNASGDVERYTAKFVFIGGGGGSLPLLQKSGIPEGKHIGGFPVSGLFMVCNNPDIIAQHHAKVYGKASIGAPPMSVPHLDTRFIDNKKMLLFGPFAGFSPKFLKTGSMFDLFNSVKMDNIVTMLAAGVKNMALTKYLLKQVMLSKEQRMEALRAFVPSAKSEDWDLVVAGQRVQVIKDTANGKGTLQFGTEVVSAADGSIAALLGASPGASTAVSVMLEVIKKCFPQHMKAWETKLKEMIPSYGVSLLKTPELAGEIQAKTAQALRLNETAPVTKARLSVS, encoded by the coding sequence ATGAGCAACAAACAAAATAGCACGGACGTTATATTAATCGGCGCCGGGATCATGAGCGCAACTTTGGGGTCATTGTTGAAGGAATTAGTGCCGGAGTGGCAAATCACAGTATTCGAGAAACTCGCCAAAGCCGGGGAGGAAAGCTCCAACGAATGGAATAACGCGGGAACCGGGCATTCCGCCTTATGCGAGCTCAATTATACCGTTGAAAAACCGGATGGATCGATAGATATCAGCAAAGCTATAAAAGTGAATGAACAGTTTCGGGTTTCCCTGCAGTTTTGGTCTTACCTTGCGAACAAAAAACTGATCCGCAATCCGCGGGAGTTTATTACGCCTTTGCCCCATATGAGTTTGGTGCAGGGGGAACAAAACATTGCTTTTTTAAAGAAACGTTTTCAGGCGCTGTCCGGCAATCCCCTTTTTACGGGGATGGAATTTTCCGATGACCCGGCAAAGCTGCAGGAATGGATTCCGCTTATCATGAAAGGCCGCGCGGCGGATCAGCCGATCGCGGCGACAAGAATCGAATCCGGCACCGATGTCAACTTCGGCGCTTTGACGCGCATGCTGTTTGCGCATTTAAAGAACAAAAATGTCAGCATAAAATACAAGCATCATGTCGACGATCTAAAACGTTCGCGAAACGGCTTGTGGGAATTAAAAGTGCGAAACGCGAGCGGAGACGTTGAACGCTATACAGCCAAATTCGTCTTTATCGGCGGCGGCGGCGGAAGCCTGCCTTTGCTGCAAAAATCCGGCATTCCGGAAGGAAAACATATCGGGGGATTCCCGGTAAGCGGGCTGTTTATGGTATGCAACAATCCGGATATCATCGCGCAGCATCATGCAAAAGTATACGGCAAAGCGTCGATCGGAGCGCCTCCCATGTCCGTCCCGCATCTTGACACAAGATTTATCGACAACAAAAAAATGCTGCTGTTCGGACCGTTTGCCGGCTTTTCGCCGAAGTTTTTAAAAACGGGCTCCATGTTTGATTTGTTCAATTCCGTCAAAATGGACAACATCGTCACGATGCTGGCGGCCGGCGTCAAAAATATGGCATTGACCAAATATTTGCTGAAACAAGTCATGTTGTCCAAGGAACAGCGGATGGAAGCGCTGCGCGCGTTTGTTCCCAGCGCGAAAAGCGAAGATTGGGATTTGGTGGTGGCGGGCCAGCGCGTGCAAGTGATCAAAGATACTGCAAACGGCAAAGGAACGCTCCAATTCGGAACGGAAGTCGTCAGCGCCGCCGACGGTTCGATCGCCGCGCTGCTGGGCGCTTCCCCGGGCGCTTCCACCGCCGTGTCGGTCATGCTCGAGGTAATCAAAAAATGCTTCCCGCAACATATGAAAGCATGGGAAACAAAATTGAAAGAGATGATTCCTTCATATGGCGTTTCGCTGCTGAAAACCCCGGAACTCGCCGGCGAAATTCAGGCTAAGACCGCGCAAGCGCTGCGCCTGAACGAAACGGCGCCGGTGACGAAAGCGCGCCTAAGCGTATCTTAA